From a single Lactococcus allomyrinae genomic region:
- the rpsU gene encoding 30S ribosomal protein S21, with protein sequence MSKTVVRKNESLDDALRRFKRSVTKAGTLQELRKREHYEKPSVKRKRKSEAARKRKKY encoded by the coding sequence ATGTCAAAAACTGTTGTACGTAAAAACGAATCGCTTGACGATGCACTCCGTCGTTTCAAACGTTCTGTAACAAAAGCTGGAACTCTTCAAGAACTCCGCAAACGTGAACACTACGAAAAACCTTCTGTAAAACGCAAACGCAAATCAGAAGCAGCTCGTAAACGTAAAAAATACTAA
- a CDS encoding nucleotidyltransferase, with translation MTKITGIIAEFNPFHNGHQYLLEQASGIKIVAMSGNWVQRGEPAIFDKWTRAEMALRCGADLVVELPTTVSVQAADFFAAGSVKILANLGIDTLLFGSESDTDYNLISKIYAEKSVEMQKFLENLPQHLSYPEKTQMMWEKFSNVKFDGNTPNHVLALAYAKACARCQIVLQPVRRLGEFHSLSLSASFVSATAIRKGLLTGLSVDNGFPSVLTGLYEHPKTSWSVYFPLLKYKIISSVLTDIHQMNQELEIRIKLAAKQAQSFEELVELTSTKRYTKARIRRLFTYILLDIPRDFAGPERIHVLGFTKQGQKILAQAKDRVLTKIGQQPWDTVTQKSDEIYRLGNSELQEQNYGRKPIILP, from the coding sequence ATGACTAAAATAACAGGTATCATTGCAGAGTTTAATCCTTTTCATAATGGACATCAATATCTACTAGAACAAGCTTCCGGAATAAAAATCGTTGCTATGTCTGGAAATTGGGTTCAGCGTGGAGAGCCTGCGATTTTTGATAAATGGACACGTGCAGAAATGGCGCTGCGCTGCGGTGCAGATTTGGTAGTGGAGTTGCCGACAACGGTATCTGTTCAAGCAGCTGATTTTTTTGCTGCAGGGAGTGTCAAAATTTTGGCAAATTTAGGAATTGACACACTTTTATTTGGTAGCGAATCAGATACGGATTATAACCTAATTTCCAAAATTTATGCTGAAAAATCAGTAGAAATGCAAAAATTTTTGGAAAATTTACCCCAGCACCTCTCTTATCCAGAAAAAACGCAGATGATGTGGGAAAAATTTTCTAATGTAAAGTTTGATGGCAATACACCTAATCATGTTTTAGCGCTTGCTTATGCTAAAGCTTGTGCTAGGTGTCAGATTGTACTTCAGCCAGTTCGTCGTTTAGGAGAATTTCATTCGTTGTCACTTTCAGCATCTTTTGTAAGTGCGACAGCCATCAGAAAGGGCTTGCTGACAGGTCTGTCAGTAGACAACGGATTTCCATCAGTACTGACCGGCTTGTATGAGCACCCTAAAACAAGTTGGTCAGTTTACTTTCCGCTTTTGAAATACAAAATTATTTCGTCAGTACTGACAGATATTCATCAGATGAATCAGGAGTTAGAAATCCGAATCAAGTTAGCTGCAAAACAAGCTCAAAGCTTTGAGGAATTAGTCGAACTTACCTCTACAAAACGTTATACAAAAGCTAGAATTAGGCGTTTATTCACTTATATTTTACTGGATATTCCAAGAGATTTTGCTGGACCTGAACGAATCCATGTCTTAGGATTTACAAAGCAAGGTCAGAAAATATTGGCGCAAGCAAAAGATAGAGTGCTGACAAAGATTGGTCAGCAACCGTGGGACACCGTTACACAAAAGTCGGATGAAATTTACCGCTTAGGAAATTCAGAACTTCAAGAGCAAAATTATGGACGTAAACCGATAATCCTTCCCTGA
- a CDS encoding phosphoglycerate kinase, with translation MAKLTVKDVELKGKKVLVRVDFNVPLKDGVITNDNRITAALPTIKYILEAGGRAILFSHLGRVKEEADKAGKSLAPVAKALSEKLGQEVVFPGVTRGAELEAAIAELKDGEILLVENTRFEDVDGKKESKNDPELGKYWASLGDGIFVNDAFGTAHRAHASNVGISANVEKAVAGFLLENEIAYIQEAVENPVRPFVAILGGSKVSDKIGVIENLLGKADKVIIGGGMAYTFFKAQGIEIGNSLVEEDKLDLAKELLEKAQGKLILPVDSKEADAFAGYTVVKDTEGEAVDAGFLGLDAGPKSVAKFAKELEGAKTVVWNGPMGVFENPDFQAGTIGVMDAIIAQPGVKSIIGGGDSAAAAINLGRADKFSWISTGGGASMELLEGKTLPGLAALTDK, from the coding sequence ATGGCAAAATTGACTGTTAAAGACGTTGAACTTAAAGGTAAAAAAGTTCTTGTACGTGTGGACTTCAATGTTCCACTTAAAGATGGCGTAATTACTAATGATAACCGTATTACAGCTGCCCTTCCAACAATCAAGTATATCCTTGAGGCAGGTGGACGTGCAATCCTCTTCTCTCACCTCGGACGTGTAAAAGAAGAAGCTGATAAAGCTGGTAAATCACTTGCTCCAGTAGCAAAAGCTCTTTCTGAAAAATTGGGACAAGAAGTTGTATTCCCAGGTGTAACACGTGGCGCCGAACTTGAAGCAGCAATCGCTGAACTTAAAGACGGTGAAATCCTGCTCGTTGAAAACACTCGTTTTGAAGATGTTGACGGTAAAAAAGAATCTAAAAATGATCCTGAACTTGGTAAATACTGGGCTTCACTCGGTGATGGTATCTTCGTCAATGACGCATTTGGTACAGCTCACCGTGCGCACGCTTCAAACGTTGGTATCTCAGCAAATGTCGAAAAAGCTGTTGCAGGATTCCTTCTTGAAAACGAAATTGCTTATATCCAAGAAGCAGTTGAAAATCCAGTTCGTCCATTCGTAGCCATCCTTGGTGGTTCAAAAGTTTCTGATAAGATTGGTGTTATTGAAAACTTGCTTGGTAAAGCTGACAAAGTCATCATTGGTGGTGGTATGGCTTACACATTCTTCAAAGCACAAGGTATCGAAATCGGTAATTCACTTGTTGAAGAAGACAAGCTTGATCTTGCAAAAGAATTGCTTGAAAAAGCGCAAGGTAAATTGATTTTGCCAGTTGACTCAAAAGAAGCTGATGCATTTGCAGGTTACACAGTTGTTAAAGATACAGAGGGTGAAGCTGTTGATGCAGGTTTCCTTGGACTTGACGCTGGACCTAAATCAGTAGCAAAATTTGCTAAAGAACTTGAAGGTGCTAAAACAGTCGTTTGGAATGGTCCTATGGGTGTCTTTGAAAATCCTGACTTCCAAGCAGGTACAATCGGCGTAATGGATGCTATCATTGCTCAACCAGGTGTAAAATCAATCATTGGTGGTGGTGACTCAGCAGCAGCCGCTATCAACCTCGGTCGTGCAGATAAATTCTCATGGATTTCAACAGGCGGCGGTGCTTCAATGGAGCTTCTTGAAGGTAAAACACTCCCAGGGCTTGCAGCATTGACTGATAAATAA
- a CDS encoding class I SAM-dependent rRNA methyltransferase produces the protein MEKITVTKQAVKKLRAGYPLLVKEDLTLDIEEDRFVQFFDGQQHFLGTGYLSKQNKGVGWLLTADNIKIDHHFYVEKFVAARSLRATFFQDELTTAFRLFNGEGDGIGGVTVDFYAGYAVFSWYNAFIFAQKKAILSAFKVVFPEIIGIYEKIRFVSTDKNSVSKESSFVSGKEASEPLLVKENGVMYATYLNEGLMTGIFLDQKNVRAELVNGLAAGKTLLNMFSYTGAFSVAAAFGGSAQTTSVDLAKRSLEKTREQFLVNGIEPETQKIYVMDVFGYFNYAKKKQLSYDVIVLDPPSFARNGKKTFSVAKNYGELVASSVEILATNGLLIASTNAANVTDKKFRQMVEQALKNKGVSFTIFQEEKLPSDFHVAKEFPEGNYLKVLFINIKK, from the coding sequence ATGGAAAAAATTACAGTAACAAAGCAAGCGGTAAAGAAGTTACGAGCGGGTTATCCATTGCTTGTAAAAGAGGATTTGACGCTTGATATAGAAGAAGATCGTTTTGTGCAATTTTTTGATGGGCAACAACATTTTCTTGGAACAGGATATTTATCAAAGCAAAATAAGGGTGTAGGGTGGCTTTTAACCGCCGATAATATCAAGATTGATCATCATTTCTATGTAGAAAAATTTGTAGCAGCACGTAGTTTAAGAGCAACATTTTTTCAAGACGAGTTGACGACTGCTTTTCGTTTGTTCAATGGTGAGGGAGATGGCATTGGTGGTGTGACTGTTGATTTTTATGCGGGTTACGCTGTTTTTTCTTGGTACAATGCCTTCATTTTTGCCCAAAAAAAAGCAATTTTATCTGCTTTTAAAGTTGTTTTCCCTGAGATAATAGGAATTTATGAAAAAATAAGATTTGTCAGTACTGACAAAAATTCTGTCAGTAAAGAAAGTAGCTTTGTTAGTGGGAAAGAAGCGTCAGAGCCTCTGCTTGTCAAAGAAAATGGGGTAATGTATGCGACTTATCTCAATGAAGGGCTGATGACAGGGATTTTCCTTGACCAGAAAAATGTTCGGGCCGAACTTGTAAATGGTTTGGCCGCAGGTAAAACTCTACTCAATATGTTTAGTTATACTGGTGCGTTTTCCGTAGCGGCGGCTTTTGGAGGGAGTGCCCAGACGACTTCTGTGGATTTGGCGAAGCGTTCGCTTGAAAAGACCCGTGAGCAATTTTTAGTCAATGGAATTGAGCCGGAAACGCAGAAAATCTATGTGATGGACGTGTTTGGCTATTTCAACTACGCGAAGAAAAAACAGCTTTCTTATGATGTTATCGTCCTCGACCCACCTAGCTTTGCAAGGAATGGGAAGAAAACTTTTTCGGTTGCCAAAAACTATGGCGAATTGGTGGCATCATCTGTGGAGATTTTGGCGACAAATGGGCTACTCATTGCCTCAACCAACGCTGCTAATGTAACAGACAAGAAATTTCGTCAAATGGTAGAGCAGGCGCTAAAAAATAAGGGCGTGAGTTTCACGATTTTTCAGGAAGAAAAACTTCCTTCTGATTTCCATGTTGCAAAGGAGTTTCCAGAGGGAAATTATTTGAAAGTTCTGTTTATTAATATAAAAAAATAA
- a CDS encoding HAD family hydrolase has product MSKIKHIFSDLDGTLLDDSGKISVRTQAVVKSCGIPFTLVSARTPQAMAAMIEELSLYTPQIAFNGGLIFNREQILAQYPLEFSTAKQLIQKLKIQYPEINLSIYTLENWYIERRDKDIEQEMQYTPQKPVLIDFEVLLVEPLKIFKILLIIPDTQRLMEIQKSMKYLEKQDVIVQKTWESYLEITSIFAQKSFAIKKIADDEHLRNHELAAFGDNYNDLAMLKEVGMPIVMGNASEEIKKVGKFITKSNEEDGVAVGIERYIL; this is encoded by the coding sequence ATGTCTAAGATTAAACATATATTTTCTGATTTAGATGGTACATTGCTGGATGATAGTGGGAAAATTTCTGTGCGGACTCAAGCCGTTGTGAAAAGTTGTGGTATTCCGTTTACATTAGTTTCTGCGCGTACGCCACAAGCGATGGCGGCTATGATTGAAGAGTTGAGCTTATATACACCACAAATTGCTTTTAATGGCGGTTTGATTTTTAATCGTGAGCAGATTTTGGCGCAATATCCATTAGAATTTTCCACCGCTAAACAGTTGATTCAAAAGCTCAAAATACAATATCCTGAAATCAATCTTAGCATTTACACTTTGGAGAACTGGTATATTGAGCGCCGCGATAAAGATATTGAGCAGGAAATGCAGTATACACCTCAAAAACCAGTATTGATAGATTTTGAGGTATTACTAGTAGAACCTCTTAAAATTTTTAAAATTCTTCTGATTATTCCTGACACTCAACGTTTGATGGAGATTCAAAAAAGTATGAAGTATTTAGAAAAACAGGATGTTATTGTCCAAAAAACATGGGAATCTTATCTTGAGATTACCTCAATTTTTGCTCAAAAATCTTTCGCCATCAAGAAAATTGCAGATGATGAACACTTGAGAAATCATGAATTAGCAGCCTTTGGTGATAATTATAATGACTTAGCAATGCTAAAAGAGGTGGGTATGCCTATTGTCATGGGAAATGCATCAGAGGAAATTAAGAAAGTTGGCAAATTTATTACAAAAAGCAATGAGGAAGATGGAGTTGCAGTTGGTATTGAGCGTTATATTCTCTGA
- a CDS encoding uracil-DNA glycosylase, which yields MKKTDWSQPLRSRLPQEYFPNMIHFINEVYSNGKIYPEESQIFRAIELTELRDTKVIIVGQDPYPQPGKAQGLAFSYPATFKVNRPDSIVNIQKELADEGFAKTDSDLTAWAEQGVLLLNAVLTVPAFSSNAHAGKIWEPLTDELIKIASDDDRPKVFILWGGFARKKAQLIDADKHLILEAPHPSPLSASRGFFGSKPFSKANEFLIQTGQVPIDWSK from the coding sequence ATGAAGAAAACAGACTGGTCACAACCCCTACGCAGCAGACTGCCGCAAGAATATTTCCCTAATATGATTCATTTCATTAACGAAGTTTACTCAAATGGTAAGATTTATCCGGAAGAGTCTCAGATTTTTAGAGCGATTGAGTTGACAGAGTTGCGTGATACAAAAGTGATTATCGTTGGGCAAGATCCTTATCCGCAGCCTGGCAAAGCACAAGGACTTGCTTTTTCCTATCCTGCAACTTTTAAGGTGAACCGTCCAGATTCCATTGTTAATATTCAGAAAGAACTTGCTGACGAAGGTTTTGCCAAAACTGACAGCGACTTGACTGCTTGGGCAGAGCAAGGGGTGCTTTTGTTAAATGCAGTGTTAACAGTACCAGCGTTTTCTTCTAATGCTCATGCAGGAAAAATCTGGGAACCATTGACTGATGAGCTGATAAAAATTGCATCAGATGATGACAGACCAAAAGTATTTATTCTTTGGGGTGGCTTTGCGCGTAAAAAAGCACAATTGATTGATGCGGATAAACATTTGATTTTAGAGGCACCGCATCCCTCTCCTTTGTCAGCTAGTCGTGGCTTTTTCGGTTCAAAACCGTTTAGTAAAGCTAATGAATTTTTGATACAAACAGGTCAGGTGCCTATTGACTGGAGCAAATAG
- a CDS encoding YebC/PmpR family DNA-binding transcriptional regulator, with product MGRKWANIVAKKTAKDGATSKVYAKFGVEIYAAAKQGEPDPESNSSLKFVIERAKQAQVPKHVIDKAIDKAKGGGDETFVQGRYEGFGPNGSMVIAETLTSNVNRTIANVRTTFHKNGGNIGAAGSVSYMFDNTGVIVFAGNDADSIFEILLDAEVDVRDVTEEEGTIVVYTEPTDLHKGIEALKEAGITEFSTTELELIAQSEVELSPADLEIFAGLIDALEDDDDVQRVYHNVANMD from the coding sequence ATGGGACGTAAATGGGCAAATATTGTTGCTAAAAAAACCGCTAAAGACGGTGCAACTTCTAAAGTATATGCAAAATTCGGTGTTGAAATCTATGCCGCTGCAAAACAAGGTGAACCAGATCCAGAATCAAATTCATCATTAAAATTCGTTATTGAACGGGCAAAACAGGCGCAAGTTCCAAAACACGTCATTGATAAAGCGATTGATAAAGCAAAAGGTGGGGGCGATGAAACTTTCGTTCAAGGACGTTATGAAGGATTTGGACCAAACGGCTCAATGGTTATCGCTGAAACGCTAACTTCAAATGTCAATCGTACGATTGCTAATGTTCGTACCACTTTCCATAAAAATGGTGGGAACATTGGTGCTGCAGGTTCTGTTAGCTATATGTTTGATAACACGGGGGTTATCGTATTCGCTGGAAATGATGCAGACAGCATCTTTGAAATCTTGCTTGATGCTGAGGTGGATGTGCGCGATGTGACTGAAGAAGAAGGAACAATCGTGGTTTATACTGAACCAACGGACCTTCACAAAGGGATTGAAGCCTTAAAAGAAGCTGGTATCACTGAATTTTCAACAACTGAACTTGAATTGATTGCTCAGTCAGAAGTTGAACTTTCACCAGCGGACCTTGAAATTTTTGCGGGTCTTATTGATGCCCTTGAAGATGATGATGATGTTCAACGCGTCTATCATAATGTTGCTAATATGGATTAA
- a CDS encoding lectin like domain-containing protein — MKNKKWIISLIICCLLGSLVYSEPVLSQMNGAPQKAAQIKPSIRKVGKDGQTGGLLQTLLPHALPSNQLQSTATQDSLGSSGTTDNLPETTTSSSSPIVSSGALPALWNPLNPSSTNYQKVTPVLNQGIQNICWSFTGTDTIATSSLSQLGTAPSLSPVYYDYLSAYNAFTNNTINPLSIMLYNTTGQLVPRQLSTDGNTLDYVPVMSVQGYDPVTATSLPQPQPVTTALDTPMNQTAFNNLTKANVHVSDSYKLTGFAPNQLPASSSAIMNRVNQIKQLVYQYGAVQFGLEAGISLVAPYYNSQTNASYVPYSAATAGGALVTTYDNQEYLNQDHELQIVGYDDNYSANNFTQNPGMNGAFVVKNTWGTSFGIGGYFYLSYADVYVAGSEIYADEVVTTQSGEKTYSATNISPEASGYYYPLSGSSNIVNTIFANTYTSQTVSTNQVEQLNSISAYIDQAGVSVELLYKTGTANSGTYTQLGTYTFTDAGYQTIPLSNAIVLPSNSSYTVAIQILSLPSACKALNVPVQRKSDGSTGIYPVMTTGNSWSKYSGSWTNLSSTESANLYLGANTEVMPLQSPSISYQTQVQNYGWVSPTYNGQTNGTTGLALRVEALKASLLNLPSNLSGNIQYQAYVQGIGWQSTTATDGAIAGTVGQAKRMEAFRMQLTGSIASQYDVYYRAYVQNIGWLGWTKNWQTAGTSGMAYRIEAVQVQLVAKGSAAPSNGSVTFPYLTLPTVSYSTHVQNIGWQAPVVNGALSGTTGKSLRMEALKVELQNIASGVTGGITYRSQSQKIGWQAWVSDNSISGTTGQGLRDEAIEIKLTGGLSNYFNVYYRAHVQSIGWQAWVSNGATAGTVGKGLRMEALEIKIIPKANPAP, encoded by the coding sequence ATGAAAAATAAAAAGTGGATTATTTCATTAATCATTTGTTGCTTGTTGGGTTCTCTTGTTTACTCCGAACCTGTATTGTCGCAGATGAACGGAGCACCCCAAAAAGCTGCACAAATCAAACCATCCATACGAAAAGTTGGAAAAGACGGTCAAACAGGAGGTTTGCTTCAAACCTTGCTGCCCCACGCGCTTCCTTCCAATCAACTGCAATCCACGGCAACTCAAGATTCTTTAGGGTCTTCTGGAACGACAGATAATCTTCCAGAAACAACAACATCCAGCTCAAGCCCCATTGTGAGTAGTGGCGCTTTGCCAGCACTGTGGAATCCTCTGAATCCATCATCCACAAATTATCAAAAAGTAACTCCTGTTTTGAATCAAGGAATCCAGAATATCTGCTGGAGCTTCACAGGAACAGACACCATTGCCACAAGCAGTCTTTCACAACTGGGAACAGCACCTAGCTTATCTCCTGTTTATTATGATTATTTATCTGCTTATAATGCTTTTACGAATAATACGATAAATCCTTTATCCATCATGCTCTACAATACAACAGGTCAGCTTGTGCCACGGCAGCTTTCAACGGATGGAAATACCTTAGACTATGTTCCAGTGATGAGCGTACAAGGCTACGACCCAGTAACTGCTACAAGTTTGCCTCAACCTCAGCCTGTAACCACTGCACTTGACACACCAATGAATCAAACGGCTTTTAACAACCTAACCAAAGCAAACGTCCATGTCAGTGATAGCTACAAACTGACAGGCTTTGCGCCAAATCAATTGCCGGCAAGTTCGAGTGCAATAATGAATCGCGTCAATCAAATCAAACAACTGGTTTATCAATATGGCGCAGTACAGTTTGGTCTTGAAGCAGGCATTTCACTTGTTGCTCCTTATTACAATTCACAGACGAATGCTTCTTATGTCCCTTATTCAGCGGCTACAGCAGGAGGTGCATTGGTCACAACTTATGATAATCAAGAATACCTCAATCAAGACCATGAACTACAGATTGTTGGTTATGATGACAATTATTCTGCTAACAATTTTACTCAAAATCCAGGAATGAATGGTGCTTTTGTAGTGAAAAACACATGGGGAACTAGTTTTGGGATTGGAGGATATTTTTATCTGTCTTATGCCGATGTCTATGTTGCAGGTTCTGAAATCTATGCGGACGAAGTTGTGACAACGCAATCTGGAGAAAAAACATACAGTGCAACCAATATTTCGCCCGAAGCATCGGGTTATTATTATCCACTCTCAGGAAGTTCAAATATTGTTAACACTATTTTTGCAAACACTTATACGAGTCAAACTGTTAGTACCAATCAAGTAGAACAACTGAATTCTATCTCAGCTTATATAGATCAAGCTGGTGTGAGTGTTGAACTACTCTACAAAACAGGCACGGCTAATTCTGGTACTTATACACAATTAGGAACTTATACCTTTACAGATGCAGGCTATCAGACGATTCCATTAAGCAATGCCATCGTACTCCCAAGCAACAGCTCCTATACAGTTGCTATCCAGATTCTTAGTTTACCTTCAGCTTGTAAAGCGCTTAATGTGCCAGTACAGCGTAAAAGCGATGGTTCAACGGGGATATATCCTGTCATGACAACAGGAAATTCGTGGTCTAAATATAGCGGAAGTTGGACGAACTTGAGTAGCACAGAGAGTGCGAATTTGTATTTGGGAGCGAATACGGAGGTGATGCCATTACAATCCCCAAGCATCTCATATCAAACTCAAGTGCAAAATTATGGCTGGGTCTCTCCCACTTACAATGGTCAAACCAATGGAACAACTGGTCTTGCGCTTAGGGTTGAAGCGCTTAAAGCCTCTCTTCTTAATCTTCCCTCCAACCTCTCAGGTAATATTCAATATCAAGCCTATGTTCAAGGAATAGGCTGGCAAAGCACGACCGCCACAGATGGAGCAATCGCTGGAACAGTAGGACAAGCCAAGCGCATGGAAGCATTTAGAATGCAGCTCACTGGATCTATCGCTAGTCAATACGACGTTTATTACCGCGCCTACGTCCAAAATATCGGCTGGCTCGGTTGGACCAAGAATTGGCAGACTGCAGGGACTTCTGGAATGGCTTACCGCATAGAAGCGGTGCAAGTCCAACTCGTTGCCAAAGGAAGCGCCGCACCGTCTAACGGTTCTGTCACTTTCCCTTATTTGACTCTTCCAACAGTAAGTTATAGTACTCATGTTCAAAATATCGGCTGGCAAGCCCCCGTTGTGAATGGTGCTTTATCAGGAACAACAGGGAAGTCACTTAGGATGGAAGCCTTGAAGGTAGAACTTCAAAATATTGCTTCAGGAGTAACAGGTGGAATAACCTATCGGAGTCAATCTCAAAAAATTGGTTGGCAAGCATGGGTATCTGACAATAGTATTTCTGGAACGACAGGACAGGGACTGAGAGATGAAGCCATAGAGATAAAACTTACAGGTGGACTCTCAAACTATTTCAATGTTTATTACCGTGCTCATGTTCAAAGTATCGGTTGGCAAGCGTGGGTATCTAATGGGGCAACCGCTGGAACAGTAGGAAAAGGACTTCGGATGGAGGCTTTGGAGATAAAGATTATTCCTAAAGCTAATCCTGCACCTTAA
- a CDS encoding GyrI-like domain-containing protein produces MSFITISGAGAPADVEFQEAIQKLYPVAYAISMSYKRQDVEIADFQPFVVPPLEGLWTSKEAPENGVLDKSNFIWKIMLRMPDFVTRDTVEWAKSVSTDKKKMNFSEVRFEEITDGKCVQAIHIGSFDTETETFEEMVNFAAHAGYRPVHKNFHHREIYLSDFRKTAAEKLKTVLRLYLEKTD; encoded by the coding sequence ATGAGCTTCATTACGATTTCGGGTGCAGGAGCACCAGCAGATGTGGAATTTCAGGAAGCAATTCAGAAGCTTTATCCTGTGGCTTATGCGATTTCGATGAGTTATAAGCGGCAAGATGTGGAAATTGCTGACTTTCAGCCTTTTGTGGTTCCTCCTCTTGAAGGATTGTGGACAAGTAAAGAAGCACCAGAAAATGGTGTGCTTGATAAATCAAATTTTATTTGGAAAATCATGCTTCGAATGCCCGATTTTGTTACAAGAGATACAGTTGAATGGGCGAAGTCTGTCAGTACTGACAAAAAGAAAATGAACTTTTCGGAAGTCAGATTTGAAGAAATAACTGATGGAAAGTGTGTTCAGGCGATACATATTGGATCATTTGACACTGAAACAGAAACTTTTGAAGAAATGGTAAACTTCGCTGCTCATGCAGGATATCGACCTGTTCATAAAAATTTTCATCATCGCGAAATCTACCTCAGTGATTTTCGAAAAACAGCAGCTGAAAAATTAAAAACGGTATTACGCTTATATTTGGAAAAAACAGACTAA
- a CDS encoding alpha/beta fold hydrolase — protein sequence MEILYLDTADRHKIRMTCFAPDTKPKGVIQFVHGFGEGLEHFADLAGFLIAKGYAFVVHDQRGFGKEAHRRGVHGSYENFLNDIEIVREWIGQKFPQVPVVLFGFSMGGNISSNYILKRGSKSYQALVLESPWLSLDKNPKKATIALAKFLGNLNKNLRIKSGLNVQAIMRDKARLSEILTDGIYHDTISMRLFSEVREHGEYALENANKIKIPTLLLGAEQDKIVSIRAIRTFAERADKNMKYHEVAGGYHCLHYDLGYDQTRHLLVGFLDGIF from the coding sequence ATGGAAATTTTGTACCTCGATACTGCGGATAGACATAAGATTAGAATGACTTGCTTTGCGCCAGATACAAAACCAAAAGGAGTGATTCAGTTTGTGCATGGTTTTGGGGAAGGCTTAGAACACTTTGCTGATTTAGCAGGATTTCTAATTGCAAAAGGCTATGCATTTGTGGTGCATGACCAACGCGGTTTTGGGAAAGAAGCCCACCGCAGAGGAGTTCATGGTTCCTATGAAAATTTTTTGAATGATATTGAAATTGTGCGCGAGTGGATTGGTCAGAAATTTCCGCAAGTTCCTGTCGTGCTCTTTGGTTTTTCAATGGGTGGAAATATCTCAAGCAATTATATTTTAAAACGTGGAAGCAAGTCCTACCAAGCATTAGTTTTAGAGAGCCCTTGGCTCAGTCTTGATAAAAATCCAAAAAAAGCTACGATTGCTTTAGCAAAATTCTTAGGAAATTTAAATAAAAACTTGCGTATCAAATCAGGTTTAAATGTTCAGGCGATTATGAGAGATAAAGCTCGTTTGAGTGAAATTTTGACGGATGGCATTTATCACGATACAATCTCCATGAGACTTTTTAGTGAAGTTCGTGAGCATGGTGAGTATGCTTTAGAGAATGCGAATAAAATAAAAATTCCGACCTTGCTCTTAGGAGCAGAGCAGGATAAAATTGTTAGCATCAGAGCGATTCGGACATTTGCAGAACGTGCAGATAAGAATATGAAGTATCATGAGGTAGCAGGGGGCTACCATTGTCTACATTATGACTTAGGCTATGATCAAACACGACATCTACTGGTTGGATTTTTAGATGGAATATTTTAA